The following coding sequences lie in one Eremothecium sinecaudum strain ATCC 58844 chromosome IV, complete sequence genomic window:
- the SGV1 gene encoding cyclin-dependent serine/threonine protein kinase SGV1 (Syntenic homolog of Ashbya gossypii ABR177C; Syntenic homolog of Saccharomyces cerevisiae YPR161C (SGV1)), which produces MDAEVHSKRSDFKYKIGKVKQTPPVLKDSKTGLEYIELKRREGEQVYGVTNFQGNYREDKKLGQGTFGEVYKGIHLGTQRQVAMKKILVKAETELFPITAQREIRILKCMNHRNIIRLIEMVYDHSPTQSASSHSQESAQGSGNADGSKSFYMVLPYMIADLSGILHNPRIKLDMGDIKNMMLQIFEGINYIHCKKFMHRDIKTANILLDHKGILKIADFGLARNYYGPPPNLKYPGGAGVDAKYTSIVVTRWYRAPELVLGDKNYTTAVDIWGIGCVFAEFFEKKPILQGKSDIDQGHVIFQLMGTPTDDDWSLARYLPGAELTRTNYQPTYRERFGKYLNETGLDLLSRLLALDPYNRVTAMKAMKHPFFTEEPLPKAELKLPSEESHETDIPRYKEELHQEMTNLPPKAPSGHVAESVQQPQSQADPVPAPQNSLPPKPRGIPSGPRYNRDAPAQAAKPPNRQLGPPIHQQNAHGNFYSTSGGGSYDRDRDQRYYESYPNNAYPRKNDRYGDDPHFNGYRYRARPYQRPTDWRSNPDSRYQQRPHGSQPGPYYKNTRPHAYKPHERNGQPYHTEHAFGENAHHGALQIKPNTTRTNSSAAASSLSGPPSISASSELTSSSFKGSRGQDETGPPNLHNQQPYANPIDARDGRAHDRTDQQMAPGGRKYVRTSSNSNPNGETGGTTDPNNNSQQRNIVDYY; this is translated from the coding sequence ATGGATGCTGAGGTTCATAGCAAAAGGTCCGATTTTAAATATAAGATTGGGAAGGTCAAGCAGACCCCTCCCGTTTTGAAAGATTCAAAGACCGGTCTTGAATATATTGAATTGAAAAGGCGGGAAGGCGAGCAAGTTTATGGAGTAACTAATTTTCAAGGTAACTATAGGGAAGATAAGAAATTAGGTCAAGGTACTTTTGGTGAGGTTTATAAAGGTATTCATTTAGGTACACAGAGACAAGTTgcgatgaagaagattttAGTCAAGGCGGAAACCGAGTTATTTCCTATAACGGCCCAACGTGAGATAAGGATACTGAAATGTATGAATCATAGAAATATTATAAGGCTAATAGAGATGGTTTATGATCATTCGCCGACGCAGAGTGCTTCTTCTCATAGCCAGGAATCGGCGCAAGGAAGTGGAAACGCCGATGGATCAAAATCCTTTTATATGGTTTTACCGTATATGATTGCTGATCTCTCGGGGATTTTGCATAACCCAAGAATCAAGCTTGATATGGGTGACATAAAGAATATGATGTTGCAGATATTCGAAGGAATCAATTATATCCACTGTAAGAAGTTTATGCATAGGGATATTAAGACAGCGAACATATTACTTGACCATAAAGGGATCTTGAAGATAGCTGATTTTGGATTGGCTAGAAACTACTATGGTCCCCCTCCCAACCTTAAGTACCCCGGAGGGGCTGGTGTGGATGCGAAGTATACTTCCATTGTTGTCACAAGGTGGTACAGAGCACCGGAGTTAGTATTGGGAGACAAAAATTACACAACCGCAGTAGATATATGGGGAATTGGCTGTGTCTTTGCAGAgttttttgaaaagaagCCCATTTTGCAAGGCAAAAGTGATATCGACCAAGGTCACGTTATATTTCAACTAATGGGGACACCAACTGATGATGACTGGTCATTAGCGCGGTACCTTCCAGGTGCTGAGTTGACGAGGACTAACTATCAACCGACTTACAGGGAAAGATTCGGTAAGTACCTAAATGAAACTGGACTAGATTTGCTTTCGAGGTTATTGGCATTAGATCCCTACAACCGTGTAACTGCAATGAAGGCGATGAAACATCCATTTTTCACAGAGGAGCCGCTTCCTAAGGCAGAGCTGAAACTCCCCTCGGAAGAAAGCCATGAAACAGATATTCCACGATATAAAGAGGAGCTGCATCAGGAGATGACAAACCTTCCGCCAAAGGCGCCTTCAGGTCATGTTGCTGAATCAGTTCAACAACCACAATCACAGGCAGATCCAGTGCCGGCCCCACAAAATTCACTACCTCCTAAACCTCGTGGCATTCCGTCTGGTCCTAGATATAATAGAGACGCGCCTGCCCAGGCAGCCAAACCGCCAAACAGACAACTTGGCCCTCCTATTCACCAACAGAATGCACATGGTAACTTCTATAGCACCTCAGGTGGCGGTTCGTATGACCGGGATCGGGACCAACGTTACTATGAATCATATCCAAACAACGCTTACCCAAGAAAAAACGACCGTTATGGAGATGACCCGCACTTTAATGGATACAGGTACAGAGCTAGGCCTTACCAGAGGCCAACCGATTGGCGCAGTAATCCCGATTCGCGTTATCAACAACGCCCACATGGGTCCCAGCCGGGTCCGTACTATAAAAATACCAGACCACATGCTTATAAACCACATGAAAGAAATGGACAGCCATACCACACTGAGCATGCCTTCGGCGAGAACGCACATCATGGAGCTCTCCAAATAAAACCTAACACTACAAGAACCAATTCTTCCGCTGCTGCATCCTCACTCTCAGGCCCGCCCTCCATATCCGCTTCCTCAGAACTTACCTCTTCCTCCTTCAAAGGCTCTCGAGGTCAAGATGAAACAGGCCCCCCAAATCTCCACAACCAACAGCCTTACGCGAACCCCATAGATGCACGTGATGGCCGCGCCCACGATCGAACTGATCAACAGATGGCCCCAGGCGGCCGCAAATATGTCCGTACGTCTTCTAACAGTAATCCTAACGGCGAGACAGGGGGCACTACAGACCCTAATAATAACTCTCAACAGCGAAACATCGTCGACTATTACTAA